A single region of the Syntrophus gentianae genome encodes:
- a CDS encoding GltB/FmdC/FwdC-like GXGXG domain-containing protein, producing the protein MDNAEKILLSRTALCSQVPDLPSNTEEEGGCGVTGFISSIPVTGKNIFEPSAQMHNRGNGKGGGIGAVGFVPEALGVSRQVLDEDYMLHIALIEAEVAGEIEDTFIKPYFRIDKSEKLATIDDYRSIGLEVRPPDILRYFVRVKDDVLDQFIQDNAFSSLDRRDAEDEFVYQNSFRINTRYYASLGEKKAFVMSHGRNMMILKIVGYAENVVRYYKLDDFKAHVWLAHQRYPTRGRVWHPGGCHPFSALNEALVHNGDFANYQAIYEYLKQRNYTPLFLTDTEEAALLLDLWSRVYKYPLEYLIEAMAPTSEMDFDMLPAEKQELYKAIQTHHVNASPDGPWFFIIARNDVRNSQFQLIGITDTAMLRPQVFALQEGEVSIGLICSEKQAIDATLISLEREDPRFGPIADKYWNARGGSYTDGGSFIFSLQDAGDGSENKKLICTDKFGKVIETSTDKLICDLSKPVAVTESCKEVEQKLAVLFSEKDPTEAAQKIFTYIRDQIGSFEPDSFRFAVETVKRYALERDEFKQTAIEALTRLNDRRFDTGRIKRSSVQHVLKINLDEIFSTTPLITENSEADFSRIDFTTRDQLRAPRKNERTLIIDAERFEPEGDLCDAVLIVAAYKLGWKRFIVYRYRGQRFTGCGFGPVVKDVRIDVYDSSGDYLASGIDGLEIHVHGNAQDQLCQIMKDGKLVVYGDVGQTFMYGAKGGAAYIMGNAAGRPLINAVGKPRVVINGTALDYLAESFMAGDPLNGGGFVILNGIGFNDHDGSIREYESPYPGSNIFSLASGGAIYVRDPRKKLVDEQLNGGQFVAITEVDWKLILPYLEENERLFDISIERLLTVDGQKRSPEGVYRKIIPQAAAGAQAKNDDGLSETEDEQAAMSCGGTA; encoded by the coding sequence ATGGATAACGCTGAAAAAATATTGCTTTCACGCACTGCGCTTTGCAGCCAGGTGCCTGATCTTCCCTCGAACACGGAGGAGGAAGGTGGCTGCGGCGTAACGGGATTCATCAGTTCCATCCCCGTCACCGGGAAGAACATCTTTGAGCCGTCCGCCCAGATGCACAACCGCGGTAACGGCAAAGGGGGAGGCATCGGCGCGGTGGGATTCGTTCCTGAAGCCCTGGGGGTCTCCCGGCAGGTTCTCGACGAGGATTACATGCTCCACATCGCCCTTATCGAAGCCGAGGTGGCGGGGGAGATTGAAGACACATTCATCAAACCGTACTTCCGGATTGACAAGTCCGAGAAACTGGCCACGATCGATGATTATCGCAGCATCGGCCTCGAAGTCAGACCTCCGGACATTCTGCGCTATTTCGTCCGCGTCAAGGACGACGTCCTGGACCAGTTCATTCAGGACAATGCTTTCTCCTCCCTGGACCGCCGGGATGCCGAGGACGAGTTCGTCTATCAGAACAGCTTCCGGATCAACACCCGGTATTACGCTTCTCTCGGTGAAAAGAAGGCCTTTGTCATGTCCCATGGCCGGAACATGATGATCCTGAAAATCGTCGGCTATGCGGAAAATGTGGTCCGTTACTACAAGCTGGATGACTTCAAGGCACATGTCTGGCTGGCCCACCAGCGGTATCCCACCCGGGGCCGCGTCTGGCACCCCGGCGGCTGCCACCCCTTCAGCGCGCTCAATGAGGCCTTGGTGCACAACGGTGATTTCGCAAACTATCAAGCCATTTACGAATATCTCAAACAAAGGAACTACACCCCTCTGTTTCTCACCGATACGGAAGAGGCTGCGCTGCTCCTCGACCTGTGGAGCCGTGTCTACAAGTATCCCCTGGAATACCTGATTGAGGCCATGGCGCCGACCTCGGAGATGGATTTCGACATGCTGCCCGCGGAAAAGCAGGAGCTGTACAAGGCCATTCAGACCCATCATGTCAATGCCTCTCCCGACGGACCCTGGTTCTTCATTATCGCCCGGAATGACGTCAGGAACAGCCAGTTTCAGCTGATCGGCATTACGGATACGGCCATGCTTCGTCCCCAGGTGTTCGCCCTGCAGGAGGGAGAGGTCTCCATCGGTCTGATCTGTTCCGAAAAGCAGGCTATCGACGCCACACTCATCTCCCTGGAAAGGGAAGATCCGCGCTTCGGTCCCATTGCCGATAAATACTGGAATGCCCGCGGCGGCAGCTATACGGACGGCGGTTCTTTCATCTTCAGCCTTCAGGATGCCGGCGACGGTTCAGAAAACAAGAAGCTCATCTGTACGGACAAGTTCGGAAAGGTCATCGAAACGTCCACAGACAAGCTCATCTGTGACCTCTCCAAGCCGGTGGCCGTGACGGAATCGTGTAAGGAGGTCGAACAAAAGCTGGCGGTCCTGTTTTCCGAAAAAGATCCTACGGAGGCAGCACAGAAAATATTCACCTATATCCGGGATCAGATCGGAAGTTTTGAACCAGACAGTTTCCGGTTTGCGGTAGAAACCGTTAAACGGTACGCCCTGGAAAGGGATGAGTTCAAGCAAACGGCGATTGAGGCCCTGACCCGACTAAACGATCGACGGTTCGATACGGGCAGGATCAAGAGAAGTTCCGTCCAGCATGTCCTGAAGATCAACCTGGATGAGATCTTTTCCACGACTCCGCTGATTACGGAAAACTCGGAGGCCGATTTCAGCAGGATCGATTTTACGACCCGGGATCAACTGCGGGCACCCAGGAAGAACGAACGAACTCTCATTATCGACGCAGAGCGCTTCGAGCCGGAAGGTGACCTCTGTGACGCGGTGCTGATCGTGGCCGCTTACAAACTTGGCTGGAAGAGGTTCATTGTTTACAGATACCGTGGCCAGCGATTTACCGGTTGCGGGTTCGGCCCGGTCGTCAAGGATGTGCGAATTGACGTCTATGATTCCTCGGGTGATTACCTGGCATCGGGCATCGACGGCCTGGAGATACATGTTCATGGAAATGCCCAGGATCAGCTCTGTCAGATCATGAAAGACGGGAAGCTGGTTGTCTACGGCGATGTGGGCCAGACCTTCATGTACGGTGCCAAGGGTGGCGCCGCATACATCATGGGGAATGCTGCGGGACGGCCCCTGATCAATGCCGTCGGTAAACCGCGGGTCGTCATCAATGGGACAGCCCTGGACTATCTGGCGGAGTCTTTCATGGCGGGCGATCCGCTCAATGGAGGCGGTTTCGTCATTCTGAACGGCATCGGATTCAATGATCACGATGGGTCGATCCGCGAATATGAATCGCCCTATCCGGGATCCAACATCTTTTCCCTTGCGTCAGGCGGTGCGATCTATGTGAGAGATCCCCGGAAAAAGCTGGTGGATGAACAGCTCAACGGCGGGCAGTTTGTGGCGATCACCGAGGTGGACTGGAAATTGATCCTGCCTTACCTTGAAGAGAACGAAAGACTTTTCGATATATCGATCGAGCGGCTTCTAACGGTTGACGGCCAGAAAAGGTCCCCTGAAGGGGTGTACCGGAAAATCATCCCGCAGGCGGCGGCCGGTGCCCAGGCAAAAAACGATGATGGGCTCAGTGAGACCGAAGACGAACAAGCGGCAATGTCCTGTGGTGGCACCGCATAA
- a CDS encoding dienelactone hydrolase family protein, translating into MEITRTGCIKRKQWITKVASMFMIGLMFASFSASSFAAGGVSSEASSEGIAQTAYSPDNGPGPVVIVISGQTGPASYQFYAAGLARLGYYSVLVAGKDILNPEHTGPANLTKTIERALQSPSAVKGKVAVIGFSLGGGGTLYNAANMPNLVSMVVAYYPATKPWANKIDSLVSHFQVPVLVLAAQRDRYKECCVIETAQAMEVAAKAKGLRFELVVYPEANHGFNLAIGASGEPMGAYREDDARDAWRRTVNMLKLYHPLP; encoded by the coding sequence ATGGAGATTACGAGAACGGGGTGCATTAAGCGAAAACAGTGGATCACAAAAGTAGCAAGTATGTTTATGATCGGATTGATGTTTGCTTCTTTTTCGGCATCATCATTCGCGGCAGGCGGTGTGTCAAGTGAGGCCAGTTCGGAAGGTATTGCCCAGACTGCCTATTCTCCAGACAATGGACCTGGCCCGGTGGTTATTGTCATTTCGGGGCAGACGGGTCCTGCTTCCTACCAATTTTATGCTGCAGGCCTGGCCCGGCTCGGTTACTATTCGGTCTTGGTTGCAGGGAAAGACATCCTTAACCCTGAGCACACTGGTCCCGCAAATTTGACAAAAACAATTGAGCGGGCACTACAGTCCCCAAGTGCCGTGAAGGGCAAAGTCGCGGTAATCGGCTTTTCACTTGGCGGAGGAGGTACGTTATACAACGCAGCGAACATGCCGAATCTCGTTTCTATGGTGGTGGCATATTACCCAGCCACCAAGCCCTGGGCGAACAAAATCGATTCGCTGGTCAGTCATTTCCAGGTTCCGGTACTGGTGTTGGCAGCTCAGCGAGACCGTTATAAAGAATGCTGTGTGATTGAAACTGCGCAGGCCATGGAAGTAGCCGCTAAAGCAAAAGGACTACGCTTTGAACTGGTGGTTTACCCTGAAGCCAACCATGGATTCAATCTGGCGATCGGCGCCAGCGGCGAGCCTATGGGTGCATATCGTGAAGACGATGCCCGAGATGCATGGCGTCGCACTGTCAATATGCTTAAATTATACCACCCGTTGCCGTAA
- a CDS encoding glutamate synthase-related protein, translating into MKPSTVTIKEMPSRFRHQVPKYKITRSDACINCGTCARTCPYGVHERVEGHNKVNPPIDYKCIGFECESKEFCCLGKCPRQALSLSLNPMYDTLGDYRWTADIITATWIMAETGYPPTRTDLEYTVGNSGGGFDKLRFKFPANPPYVDKSEISTAIELNRRNDGRANVVISTPMYGGGMSFGSVSLPTMVSKAHNATIWNTFTCTGEGGYPENLLPYDDHVITQVATGLFGVREETIQRVKIVEFKYAQGAKPGLGGHLLGEKNTESVAKMREAVKGTSLFSPFPFHSVYSIEDHKKHIDWIKEMNPQALVSVKVSTPNDVDMVAVGSYYAGAHIIHIDGGYGGTGAAPDIAKKNIAMPIEYGIVKVHRFLKDEGVRDAVTLIASGGIRTAHDLAKAICLGADGAVVGTSELVSLECVRCGNCESGRGCARGIASTDSELADLFTEEWATQRLTNFYHAWNVQLVEILQKFGMRSVKELVGRTDLLEHIDYSN; encoded by the coding sequence ATGAAACCATCGACAGTCACCATTAAAGAAATGCCTTCGCGTTTCAGGCACCAGGTGCCCAAGTACAAGATCACTCGGTCTGATGCCTGCATCAACTGCGGCACGTGCGCCAGGACATGCCCCTACGGCGTTCATGAAAGGGTTGAGGGGCACAACAAGGTAAACCCGCCCATTGACTACAAATGCATTGGCTTTGAATGCGAGAGCAAGGAGTTCTGCTGCCTTGGCAAGTGCCCGCGCCAGGCCCTGAGTCTCTCCCTCAATCCCATGTACGATACGCTGGGAGACTACCGCTGGACGGCGGATATCATCACGGCGACTTGGATCATGGCCGAGACGGGCTACCCGCCGACGAGAACGGATCTTGAGTATACCGTCGGCAATTCCGGCGGCGGCTTCGACAAGCTGCGGTTCAAATTTCCCGCCAATCCGCCGTACGTCGACAAGTCTGAAATCTCCACGGCCATCGAGCTGAACCGGAGAAACGACGGCCGGGCGAACGTGGTCATCTCGACCCCCATGTATGGCGGCGGGATGTCCTTCGGTTCCGTCAGTCTCCCCACGATGGTTTCCAAGGCGCACAATGCCACAATCTGGAATACTTTTACCTGTACCGGTGAAGGCGGTTATCCGGAGAACCTCCTCCCCTATGATGACCACGTGATTACCCAGGTGGCCACCGGTCTCTTCGGGGTCCGTGAGGAGACGATCCAGCGGGTGAAGATCGTTGAGTTTAAATACGCCCAGGGTGCAAAGCCCGGTCTTGGCGGACACCTGCTGGGAGAGAAGAATACGGAGAGCGTCGCCAAAATGCGCGAGGCGGTCAAGGGCACCTCCCTGTTTTCGCCCTTTCCCTTTCATTCGGTCTATTCCATCGAGGATCATAAGAAGCACATCGACTGGATCAAGGAGATGAATCCCCAGGCCCTGGTTTCCGTAAAGGTATCCACCCCCAATGACGTGGACATGGTGGCCGTCGGTTCCTACTATGCCGGCGCGCATATTATCCACATCGACGGCGGTTACGGCGGCACCGGCGCGGCGCCGGATATTGCCAAGAAAAACATTGCCATGCCCATTGAATACGGCATCGTCAAGGTTCATCGTTTCCTGAAGGATGAGGGCGTCCGGGACGCCGTTACCCTCATCGCCTCGGGAGGCATCCGGACCGCCCATGACCTGGCCAAAGCGATCTGCCTTGGGGCGGACGGGGCGGTGGTCGGGACGTCCGAGCTGGTTTCCCTGGAATGCGTCCGCTGCGGCAATTGTGAATCGGGGCGGGGCTGTGCCCGGGGTATCGCCTCGACGGACTCCGAGCTGGCGGACCTCTTTACCGAGGAATGGGCAACCCAGCGTCTGACCAATTTCTACCATGCCTGGAATGTCCAACTGGTTGAGATCCTCCAGAAGTTCGGCATGAGAAGCGTTAAAGAGCTTGTCGGCCGGACGGATCTGCTGGAACATATCGATTACAGTAATTAA
- a CDS encoding glutamate synthase-related protein, giving the protein MPKKYHISTKATPLDLEYLFKFRITRGENCINCGKCTKVCIYEAHKREIGDPRKMAAPNTAVCRNCFRCIQECPRGALEKSLNQDFLNSDGSYWKSNMLISLWKQAEDGKVPVSGAGYRGPFTGMGFDGMWTDMSEIVRPTRDGIHGREYISTAVELGRKLNHLVFDADGKLLSRIFDTVHLPLPIVFDLPAENLPGNVQAALAKAAAELDTFLILPVAGLTKDFEPYADNIIPLLTHKEIDQYSALLKNARLAALQYDGELLNNYQAVKVKMKGISSAPVIIRIPAGKDVEDTVSQLVHSGAEIIHIVADYCGLEVNGHASSHPRLIKDIIRAVHLRLVSEGIRDEVSLIFSGGIAMAEHVPKAMICGADLTAVDLPLLIALGIRLYEEPEKFLVLPEGLENIPVPILTQRIVNLMGAWHSQLLEVMGAMGIREARRLRGETGRAIFFEEVDEDTFGKLFKNREAVRL; this is encoded by the coding sequence ATGCCAAAGAAATATCACATTTCCACAAAAGCGACCCCCCTGGACCTGGAATACCTGTTCAAGTTCAGGATTACGCGCGGTGAAAACTGCATCAACTGCGGCAAGTGCACCAAAGTATGCATCTATGAAGCCCATAAGCGGGAAATAGGCGATCCGCGAAAGATGGCGGCTCCCAACACCGCCGTCTGCAGGAACTGCTTCCGGTGCATCCAGGAATGCCCCCGGGGAGCCCTGGAAAAATCCCTGAACCAGGACTTCCTGAACAGCGACGGTTCTTACTGGAAATCCAACATGCTCATTTCCCTCTGGAAGCAGGCCGAAGACGGAAAAGTACCCGTTTCCGGGGCCGGATACAGAGGCCCTTTTACCGGCATGGGGTTTGACGGCATGTGGACGGACATGTCGGAAATCGTCCGCCCGACCCGGGATGGAATCCATGGACGGGAATATATCAGTACCGCCGTTGAGCTGGGCCGGAAACTCAATCACCTGGTCTTTGATGCCGACGGGAAGTTGCTGTCGCGGATTTTCGATACGGTTCATCTTCCCCTTCCCATCGTCTTTGATCTCCCGGCGGAGAACCTGCCTGGGAATGTCCAGGCTGCCCTGGCCAAGGCAGCAGCAGAGCTCGACACGTTCCTCATTCTGCCTGTTGCCGGCCTGACAAAGGATTTTGAGCCGTATGCCGACAACATCATTCCCTTGCTGACACATAAAGAAATCGACCAGTACTCGGCCCTGCTGAAAAATGCGCGGCTGGCGGCCCTTCAATATGACGGTGAACTCCTGAACAATTACCAGGCCGTGAAGGTCAAAATGAAAGGGATCAGCAGCGCTCCGGTCATCATCCGGATTCCGGCAGGCAAAGATGTAGAGGACACGGTGTCCCAGCTTGTTCACAGCGGGGCGGAGATCATCCACATCGTTGCCGACTACTGCGGCCTGGAAGTCAATGGTCATGCCTCCTCCCATCCGAGGCTGATCAAAGACATCATCCGGGCTGTCCATCTACGGCTCGTCAGTGAAGGGATCCGCGATGAGGTCAGTCTGATCTTTTCCGGTGGGATCGCCATGGCGGAGCATGTCCCCAAGGCCATGATCTGTGGCGCGGACTTGACGGCAGTAGACCTGCCGCTGCTCATCGCCCTGGGCATCCGGTTGTATGAAGAGCCGGAAAAGTTCCTTGTTCTTCCGGAAGGACTGGAAAACATCCCCGTACCGATCCTTACCCAGCGGATTGTCAACCTCATGGGCGCCTGGCATTCACAGCTCCTCGAAGTGATGGGGGCGATGGGAATCCGGGAAGCCCGCCGCTTGCGGGGCGAAACCGGACGGGCGATCTTCTTTGAAGAGGTCGACGAGGACACCTTTGGAAAACTATTTAAAAACAGAGAAGCAGTGAGACTATGA